Genomic DNA from Nitrosarchaeum koreense MY1:
AACTGTGAGCTTGATCAGACCAAGCGGATTTCTCAAGTCATGAGATATTCTTGAAGTCAGCTCACCAATGGTGGAAAGTTTTTCTTTTTTTATCAGGTCATTTTGAGCCTGAATTATCAATCTTGTTTGGTTTTTTGTCTTTTCAAACAATATTGCTACTAACAATACGATAATTCCAATTACCGTAATCAATATTGGAAGTACAACGTCAAAAAAATAATAAAGTGATTTTGCAGATTTGGCGCCATTTACCAGAATTGATTCCGAGTAATCAGTTGTGTGCTTACCTCCCAGTTCCACCTGAGATCCTCTCACCCCATCATCTACAAAATAATCGTCCCACTCTTTAGAAAAAGTTACAACTATGCCAGTCACCGGCTCGACTGACACCATGCATTTTCCATCTGAGAGTATCTTTTTTGATGGAAATTGTGGAAAAGCAGAAGACACATCGGTACCAGTGTATTTGCATGAAAAATCATATACCTCAAGATCATCTATCTTGTTTGTTTTTTCAAATACAAATGTTGCAGATGTAAAGATCATTGGATGAAAGAATTCATAGTTTTGTTTTTGTACGTTTGGTGGAAAAGCAAAATACTCGTCTGACTGCGTGTGTTTTCGAGTATTTCTGTCAACAAAAAAAGTCTGCTCATTGTTAAAAACTACACTGTTTGTTGTCGGGTCTATTCCAACAATGGTAGCCTTGATTTCTAATATGTCGTTATTCACATCTACAACATACTGTCGCAGAGTTTCTCGGATCAAAAATGTGTCTGATAATTCTCCACCAATGCTTTCAAGTATACGATCTTCTCCCTCATGTTCGGAGATCAATTCATAGGTTAAAGGAAGTTTTTTTATTTCATATACTGATAGTTCGTATATCCCAATAACTGATACAATAATGAAAAATCCTACAACAAGTTTTGACTTGTAACTGAAATTCATACAGTTTTCAGCAAGTCTTGCTTATAAAAAATGAATCCACCCTGTCCTGCTGGTGACAAACTCTTGTTTATATAATAATACAAATGGCTACATTTATGATCAATTGCATTGTAATTGATGATGACTATAACATCACAAAGGTATTTTCAGATGTTTTAGAAATTATGGGGTTGAACATTTTAGCGTGTGGGTATAACGGCAAAGAGGCAGCTGAATTATATGAAAAGCATTGCCCTGATCTTGTCTTTACAGACATAATGATGCCAGGATATGACGGATTTTATGGCATTGAAAAAATTAAAAAATTTGATCCTGATGCTAAGATTGTTGCAATAACTGCTGATGTATCACATGAAACTTATCAGAAACTAGAAGACCTTAACGTTACAGCAATAATTTGCAAACCATTTGATCAAAG
This window encodes:
- a CDS encoding porin PorA family protein; the protein is MNFSYKSKLVVGFFIIVSVIGIYELSVYEIKKLPLTYELISEHEGEDRILESIGGELSDTFLIRETLRQYVVDVNNDILEIKATIVGIDPTTNSVVFNNEQTFFVDRNTRKHTQSDEYFAFPPNVQKQNYEFFHPMIFTSATFVFEKTNKIDDLEVYDFSCKYTGTDVSSAFPQFPSKKILSDGKCMVSVEPVTGIVVTFSKEWDDYFVDDGVRGSQVELGGKHTTDYSESILVNGAKSAKSLYYFFDVVLPILITVIGIIVLLVAILFEKTKNQTRLIIQAQNDLIKKEKLSTIGELTSRISHDLRNPLGLIKLTVDSIESRINKKLDPKLDEYIPILNDAIYRINHQINQVLGFVKTIPLDLKLVSLLQILHESITNANVPKNIKVTLPKHDFSLMASKIQLEAAFGNLLSNSVDAIGKNGGSIVIRAKSEKNNLIIEFEDSGEGIPKENMEKIFEPLFTTKQQGTGLGLASVKSIIEAHGGMITVTSPPTIFTITLPENPKYNISQKDL
- a CDS encoding response regulator: MINCIVIDDDYNITKVFSDVLEIMGLNILACGYNGKEAAELYEKHCPDLVFTDIMMPGYDGFYGIEKIKKFDPDAKIVAITADVSHETYQKLEDLNVTAIICKPFDQSEIKKVLMEKYQINTR